From Streptomyces qinzhouensis, one genomic window encodes:
- a CDS encoding FtsW/RodA/SpoVE family cell cycle protein codes for MTASAGPGTDPGTGTAAGPGAPVAAGRRRGVELLLLTGAVLIPVYGYASVGLARGGAVPPDVLGYGAGLGTLALLAHLAVRLRAPAADPLILPIAVLLNGLGLVLIYRLDLETAEDAAAPAQLVWSTLGVGLFIVVVALLPDHRLLARYAYVSVVTALALMVAPVLFPPVNGARIWIRVGDLSFQPGEFAKILLALFFAAYLAANRRTLAFRGRGLRRFRLPPARVLSPVVTVWLISVGVLVLERDLGSSLLFFGLFVLMLYVATGRTGWILAGLALAAAGAYAVGTVEPHVHGRVDDWLDPFASVRAGQGPGQLAQSLFSFGAGGLLGTGLGLGHSALIGFATKSDFILATAGEELGLTGLTGIVLLYALLVARGFRAGLGLRDDFGRLLAVGLASIVALQVFVITGGVTGLIPLTGMAMPFLAQGGSSTVANWIIVALLIRLSDAAREPLPGEPGGDPPAEERSPLLAGNLDESRADRRTPR; via the coding sequence ATGACCGCAAGCGCAGGCCCCGGCACCGACCCCGGTACCGGCACGGCCGCCGGGCCCGGGGCCCCGGTGGCCGCCGGGCGGCGGCGCGGTGTCGAACTGCTCCTGCTCACCGGCGCGGTGCTGATCCCGGTGTACGGATACGCCTCCGTGGGCCTCGCCCGCGGCGGCGCCGTACCGCCCGACGTCCTCGGTTACGGTGCCGGGCTCGGCACCCTCGCCCTGTTGGCCCATCTCGCGGTCCGGCTGCGCGCCCCCGCCGCCGACCCCCTGATCCTCCCGATCGCGGTTCTCCTCAACGGCCTCGGCCTGGTGCTGATCTACCGCCTCGACCTGGAGACCGCCGAGGATGCCGCGGCCCCCGCCCAACTGGTCTGGTCGACGCTGGGCGTGGGGCTGTTCATCGTGGTGGTGGCGCTGCTCCCGGACCACCGGCTGCTCGCCCGCTACGCGTACGTCTCGGTGGTCACCGCCCTCGCCCTGATGGTCGCGCCCGTTCTCTTCCCGCCGGTGAACGGCGCCCGTATCTGGATCAGAGTGGGGGACCTCTCCTTCCAGCCCGGGGAGTTCGCGAAGATCCTGCTGGCGCTCTTCTTCGCCGCCTATCTGGCCGCCAACCGCCGCACCCTGGCGTTCCGGGGCCGCGGTCTGCGCCGGTTCAGACTGCCGCCCGCCCGGGTGCTGAGCCCGGTCGTCACCGTCTGGCTGATCAGTGTGGGCGTTCTCGTCCTGGAGCGGGATCTCGGTTCGTCCCTGCTGTTCTTCGGGCTGTTCGTGCTGATGCTGTACGTGGCCACCGGCCGCACCGGATGGATCCTGGCCGGACTGGCACTGGCCGCGGCGGGTGCCTACGCGGTGGGTACGGTCGAGCCCCATGTGCACGGCCGGGTCGACGACTGGCTCGACCCCTTCGCGTCCGTACGGGCGGGCCAAGGCCCCGGCCAGCTCGCCCAGTCGCTGTTCTCCTTCGGCGCGGGCGGCCTCCTCGGCACCGGGCTCGGCCTCGGGCACTCCGCCCTGATCGGCTTCGCCACCAAGTCCGATTTCATCCTGGCGACGGCGGGCGAGGAGCTCGGGCTCACCGGACTGACCGGGATCGTGCTGCTGTACGCCCTGCTGGTGGCCCGCGGCTTCCGGGCCGGTCTGGGCCTGCGCGACGACTTCGGCCGGCTCCTCGCGGTCGGTCTCGCGTCCATCGTCGCGCTCCAGGTCTTCGTGATCACCGGCGGGGTGACCGGGCTGATCCCGCTGACCGGTATGGCGATGCCGTTCCTCGCCCAGGGCGGTTCCTCGACCGTCGCCAACTGGATCATCGTGGCGCTGCTGATCAGACTGAGCGACGCGGCCCGCGAACCGCTCCCCGGCGAACCGGGCGGGGATCCGCCGGCCGAGGAGCGCTCCCCGCTGCTCGCCGGAAATCTCGACGAGTCCCGGGCGGACCGGCGGACACCGCGGTGA
- a CDS encoding sensor histidine kinase, which translates to MCCTLATLLGVLVHVGVTRQTVDASREKALGRLEVVTEAYEAGHPLPKFGGVDPAELPAELRALALRGERGTMVGRYQERPTMWAAGPADGRTIAVRIDYTQSARTISTLDRAILGSAGLAIGVTLLVGAFAVTRVTRRLHLTAQVARRISAGDLDARVGDPRTKDPSRPQDEVATVSGALDTMASSLQHKLLSEQRFTADVAHELRTPLTGLTAAAELLPEGRPAELVRDRVRAMRALTEDLLEISRLDAGRETLDLAVYGLGELAARVARAAGPGTEVRVVCDTTVETDRRRLERVLGNLVANAHRHGAPPVVLTVDGPVVTVTDGGPGYPGYLLAHGPERFRTEGTTKGHGLGLTIAVGQASVLGATLTFRNSPAGGAVARLTLP; encoded by the coding sequence ATGTGCTGCACCCTCGCCACCCTGCTCGGCGTTCTGGTGCACGTCGGGGTGACCCGGCAGACCGTGGACGCCTCCCGGGAGAAGGCGCTGGGCAGGCTGGAGGTGGTCACCGAGGCGTACGAGGCCGGGCATCCGCTGCCGAAGTTCGGCGGCGTCGACCCGGCCGAGCTGCCGGCCGAACTGCGCGCACTGGCACTGCGCGGCGAACGCGGCACGATGGTCGGCCGCTACCAGGAGCGCCCCACGATGTGGGCGGCGGGCCCCGCCGACGGCCGGACGATCGCCGTCCGGATCGACTACACCCAGAGCGCACGGACGATCTCGACGCTGGACCGGGCGATCCTCGGCTCCGCCGGGCTGGCGATCGGTGTGACGCTGCTGGTGGGCGCGTTCGCGGTCACCCGGGTCACCCGGCGGCTGCATCTGACCGCCCAGGTCGCCCGCCGGATCAGCGCCGGTGATCTCGACGCCCGGGTCGGCGACCCGCGGACCAAGGACCCCTCCCGCCCCCAGGACGAGGTGGCCACGGTCTCCGGGGCGCTGGACACCATGGCCTCGTCGCTCCAGCACAAACTGCTGAGCGAGCAGCGGTTCACCGCGGACGTGGCGCACGAGCTGCGGACCCCGCTGACCGGGCTGACCGCGGCGGCCGAACTGCTGCCGGAGGGGCGCCCGGCGGAGCTGGTGCGGGACCGGGTGCGGGCGATGCGGGCGCTCACCGAGGATCTGCTGGAGATCTCCCGGCTGGACGCGGGCCGGGAGACGCTCGATCTGGCGGTGTACGGCCTGGGCGAACTGGCCGCGCGGGTGGCCCGGGCGGCCGGCCCAGGCACGGAGGTCCGGGTGGTGTGCGATACGACCGTGGAGACGGACCGGCGGCGGCTGGAGCGGGTGCTGGGCAATCTGGTGGCCAACGCGCACCGGCACGGCGCGCCGCCCGTGGTGCTGACCGTGGACGGTCCGGTGGTGACGGTCACGGACGGCGGTCCGGGCTATCCGGGCTATCTGCTCGCCCACGGCCCGGAGCGGTTCCGTACCGAGGGCACCACGAAGGGCCATGGCCTCGGCCTGACGATCGCGGTGGGCCAGGCGTCGGTCCTGGGCGCGACGCTGACGTTCCGCAACTCCCCGGCGGGCGGTGCCGTGGCCCGCCTCACGCTCCCGTAA
- a CDS encoding zinc-ribbon domain-containing protein: protein MIIFGTKGYLYQLAIVTLVCGRCGNPAAHTLRKRVTKFTLFFVPLFPVSTKYGTQCTFCGAESQLSGDQAEQLQAQAATAPAPGHGPQQANPFAQGNPFPQGGPGQGGPGQGGPGQGGPGQPGASGNPYQR, encoded by the coding sequence ATGATCATCTTTGGTACCAAGGGATATCTGTACCAGCTCGCGATAGTGACGCTGGTCTGCGGCCGGTGCGGCAACCCCGCCGCGCACACCCTGCGCAAGCGCGTCACGAAGTTCACGCTGTTCTTCGTGCCGCTGTTCCCGGTCTCGACGAAGTACGGCACCCAGTGCACCTTCTGCGGGGCGGAGTCGCAGCTCTCCGGGGACCAGGCCGAGCAGTTGCAGGCACAGGCCGCGACGGCGCCCGCGCCCGGTCACGGTCCGCAGCAGGCCAATCCCTTCGCCCAGGGCAACCCGTTCCCGCAGGGCGGACCCGGGCAGGGCGGTCCCGGGCAGGGCGGGCCCGGGCAGGGCGGGCCCGGGCAGCCCGGCGCCTCGGGCAACCCGTACCAGCGCTGA
- a CDS encoding PBS lyase, with protein sequence MFGGIDEVEWAGLEHAYGSAGDVPGLLRGLASPDPAVRESALDGMYGAVHHQGDVYDSTLACIPFLLELVADPAVPDRGGIVELLTSIGGIELDGDDELDPECEEFESAANYAMAASAVTVGADAFLSLVGCEDRGVRLTVPLALAAFHGEPALVLALLRERLKVEQDPEVRLACVEAGGRIALRHDGLAPEVVEWLTGLTRGPHDGKPSVYDPDAYAVGLPPEPPARARPGHLTNGPGGSRRPGPADGKERQDRPARAKGPDRTGRSPDDGRPGPPAPGRSYDPGLRLSAIAQLARCAPHTLPADVVPDVTGLLRELRTGRGPDRFHRAAAGPPPRTAPPPSPGRLLGRLRDQRETERATRVAPWTGDLLRTLHDGLGDRVDDRIALLADQLCSPDWGQRIDAVRMSARLMRTWRGEYGELVGLIGEQLHDDEPRLAEAAVTALEDLHRLALPAADALADHVIATGPGRWVRRWAEEPDALGRALVALSRTGDARAVPVLARLLDRDPLPRDLGFAVGQLGAAAAPLVPAVRERLGALPLDDRLYDGAGSLLWAVKSLRAAEALPEVLRLLRGAPEYRREWVVELVLRALAAFGPAAAEAVPELRALLRRGVRRDTLSPAFGVKAAAALWAVEGDAEAVLPMLCAALASADQGARRVAAEAVGAMGPAGAGAAPTLAPLLTAADPWTRVDAAHALWSVTGGPGLSWPVLRAAWDSLPSTRIPTAERLTGGTDPGGGADGARGAFPAGAGGAAALLRAELAQVRRHNAIDGGYGSHDIVRDERLLALCRRALNGRTSS encoded by the coding sequence GTGTTCGGGGGGATCGACGAGGTCGAGTGGGCCGGACTTGAGCACGCCTACGGGTCCGCCGGTGATGTGCCGGGACTGCTGCGCGGGCTCGCTTCGCCCGATCCGGCCGTGCGGGAGTCCGCGCTGGACGGGATGTACGGGGCGGTCCACCACCAGGGCGACGTCTACGATTCGACGCTCGCCTGCATACCGTTCCTGCTGGAGCTGGTGGCGGATCCGGCGGTGCCGGACCGCGGCGGCATCGTGGAGCTGCTGACCAGCATCGGCGGTATCGAACTCGACGGGGACGACGAGCTGGACCCGGAGTGCGAGGAGTTCGAGTCCGCCGCGAACTACGCCATGGCGGCCTCGGCGGTGACCGTCGGCGCCGACGCCTTCCTGTCGCTGGTGGGCTGCGAGGACCGCGGAGTGCGGCTGACGGTGCCGCTGGCGCTCGCCGCGTTCCACGGCGAACCCGCCCTGGTGCTGGCGCTGCTGCGGGAGCGGCTGAAGGTGGAGCAGGACCCGGAGGTCCGGCTGGCCTGTGTGGAGGCCGGGGGGCGGATCGCGCTGCGGCACGACGGGCTGGCGCCGGAGGTGGTCGAGTGGCTGACCGGGCTGACCCGCGGTCCGCACGACGGGAAGCCGTCGGTGTACGACCCGGACGCCTACGCGGTGGGGCTGCCGCCCGAACCGCCGGCCCGCGCGCGTCCCGGGCACCTGACGAACGGTCCGGGCGGCAGCCGGCGGCCGGGGCCCGCCGACGGCAAGGAGCGGCAGGACCGGCCGGCGCGGGCGAAGGGACCGGACCGGACCGGCCGGAGCCCGGACGACGGGCGGCCCGGTCCACCGGCCCCCGGCCGGTCGTACGACCCCGGTCTGCGGCTCTCCGCCATCGCCCAGCTCGCCCGCTGTGCCCCGCACACCCTGCCCGCCGACGTGGTGCCGGATGTGACCGGGCTGCTGCGCGAGCTGCGGACCGGCCGCGGCCCCGATCGCTTCCACCGGGCCGCCGCCGGACCGCCGCCCCGGACCGCCCCGCCGCCGAGCCCCGGCAGGCTGCTGGGCCGGCTGCGCGACCAGCGGGAGACGGAGCGGGCCACCCGCGTCGCGCCGTGGACGGGCGATCTGCTGCGCACCCTCCACGACGGTCTCGGCGACCGGGTCGACGACCGGATCGCGCTCCTCGCCGACCAGCTGTGCAGCCCCGACTGGGGCCAGCGGATCGACGCGGTGCGGATGAGCGCCCGGCTGATGCGCACCTGGCGCGGGGAGTACGGCGAGCTGGTCGGCCTGATCGGCGAGCAGCTCCACGACGACGAGCCGCGGCTCGCCGAGGCCGCGGTCACCGCGCTGGAGGATCTGCACCGGCTGGCGCTGCCCGCGGCCGACGCGCTGGCGGACCATGTGATCGCCACCGGGCCCGGCCGGTGGGTACGGCGGTGGGCGGAGGAGCCGGACGCGCTCGGCCGGGCGCTGGTGGCCCTGTCCCGTACCGGCGACGCCCGGGCGGTGCCGGTGCTGGCGCGGCTGCTGGACCGGGATCCGCTGCCCCGGGACCTGGGCTTCGCGGTGGGCCAGCTGGGCGCGGCGGCCGCGCCGCTGGTCCCGGCGGTGCGCGAGCGGCTCGGCGCGCTTCCGCTCGACGACCGGCTGTACGACGGCGCGGGGTCGCTGCTGTGGGCGGTGAAGTCGCTGCGGGCGGCCGAGGCGCTGCCCGAGGTGCTGCGGTTGCTGCGCGGGGCGCCCGAGTATCGCCGGGAGTGGGTGGTCGAGCTGGTGCTGCGGGCCCTGGCCGCCTTCGGCCCGGCGGCCGCCGAGGCGGTGCCCGAGCTGCGGGCGCTGTTGCGGCGCGGCGTCCGGCGGGACACCTTGTCGCCGGCGTTCGGGGTGAAGGCGGCGGCGGCCCTGTGGGCGGTCGAGGGCGACGCGGAGGCGGTGCTGCCGATGCTCTGCGCGGCGCTGGCCTCGGCGGATCAGGGGGCCCGGCGGGTGGCGGCGGAGGCGGTCGGCGCGATGGGCCCGGCCGGTGCCGGGGCCGCGCCCACCCTCGCCCCGCTGCTGACCGCGGCCGATCCGTGGACCCGGGTGGACGCGGCCCATGCGCTGTGGAGCGTGACGGGCGGCCCGGGTCTTTCGTGGCCGGTGCTGCGGGCGGCATGGGACTCGCTGCCGAGCACCCGGATCCCGACCGCCGAGCGGCTGACCGGGGGGACGGATCCGGGTGGGGGCGCGGACGGCGCTCGGGGCGCGTTCCCGGCCGGCGCCGGGGGCGCGGCGGCGCTGCTCCGCGCCGAGCTGGCACAGGTCCGCCGTCATAACGCGATAGACGGGGGATACGGGAGTCATGACATCGTGAGGGACGAGAGGCTGCTGGCCCTGTGCCGGCGGGCGCTGAACGGGAGGACCAGTTCATGA
- a CDS encoding NERD domain-containing protein: MAGLLRVTPAGDRLFVRARDGRIVGWYDPEDAGQGLGGAGEGGRIRIAHEPLRAEVLAALAPFVTGEVTVGPPPVPTSARLASLALHPDDDLAPNRPGEALHAQLDHLPAPGNPARRLRDPHRAARALLAAERTVGAALDGWEGAGWRLLHSVPLPGADRIPHLAVGPGGVLAVHTVPARRLWGRTGADRLLDAGRGGAVPPLRLARRRAERAAYALATTVRPVLVLVAPAGAVPVPPGPADVRILSDADVPALAALGGVHKPADVETLYATARDRRTWTRS, translated from the coding sequence ATGGCGGGGTTACTGCGCGTCACACCGGCAGGCGACCGGCTGTTCGTACGGGCGCGGGACGGCCGGATCGTCGGCTGGTACGACCCGGAGGACGCCGGACAGGGCCTCGGCGGGGCCGGTGAGGGTGGCCGGATCCGTATCGCACACGAACCACTCCGCGCCGAAGTCCTCGCCGCGCTCGCGCCCTTTGTGACGGGTGAGGTCACCGTGGGCCCGCCGCCGGTGCCGACCTCCGCCCGGCTGGCGAGTCTGGCGCTCCACCCCGACGACGATCTCGCCCCCAACCGCCCGGGCGAGGCGCTCCACGCACAGCTCGACCACCTCCCGGCGCCCGGGAATCCGGCCCGCCGGCTGCGCGATCCGCACCGGGCGGCCCGGGCCCTGCTGGCCGCCGAGCGGACGGTGGGGGCCGCGCTGGACGGGTGGGAGGGCGCGGGCTGGCGGCTGCTGCACTCCGTACCGCTGCCCGGCGCCGACCGGATCCCCCATCTGGCCGTGGGCCCCGGCGGGGTGCTCGCCGTGCACACCGTGCCCGCGCGGCGGTTATGGGGCCGGACCGGGGCGGACCGACTGCTCGACGCCGGCCGGGGCGGGGCGGTACCGCCACTGCGGCTCGCCCGCCGCCGGGCCGAACGCGCCGCCTACGCCCTGGCGACGACGGTGCGCCCGGTGCTGGTGCTGGTGGCCCCGGCCGGAGCGGTCCCGGTACCGCCGGGCCCGGCGGACGTACGGATCCTGTCCGACGCGGACGTTCCGGCGCTGGCCGCGCTCGGCGGGGTGCACAAACCGGCGGACGTCGAGACGCTGTACGCGACGGCCCGCGACCGCCGCACCTGGACGAGGTCTTAG